The Terriglobales bacterium genomic interval GCATCACCGGCACCAACGGGAAGACCACCGGCTCGTTCCTGGTGGAATCCATCTTCGCGGCTGCTGCCCGCCCCACCCTGCTGGTCGGCACCATCGAGTACCACGTGGCGGGACGCCTGCTCCCCGCTCCTCACACCACCCCGGAGGCCCTGGAGCTGAATCAGCTCTTCGCCGAGGCGCTGGCCGCGGGCGCCAGCGAGGGCGTCATGGAGGTCTCCTCCCACGCCCTGGCGCAGCAGCGCGTCTTCGGCATGCCTTTCGACGTCGCCGTCTTCACCAATCTCACCCGCGACCACCTCGACTACCACCGCACCATGGAGGAGTACCTCGCCGCCAAGCGCGTGCTCTTCGAAGGCTGCGGCACCGCCCCGCCGCGTGTGGCGGTCCTTAACCTCGACGATCCTGCGGGCGGGCAACTCGTGAAGATCAGCCGCCAGGGCGGATCTCAAGTTGTCACCTACGGTCTGGATCGCGGCGACTTCCACGCCCGCGAGGTGGCGTTCGGCTCCACCGGCACCCGCTTCCATCTGGAAAGCCCGGAGGGCTCCGTCTTCGTGCGCTCGCCGCTGCTGGGCCGGGTGAACGCGTACAACATCCTGGCGGCGGCGGCGGCCGCCGTGGCCCGCGGCTGTTCCCTGGAGCAGGTGTCCGCGGGAGTCGAGGCCCTGCGCCGCGTCCCCGGGCGCTTCGAGCAGGTGGAGTGCGGCCAGCCCTTCGCCGTGGTGGTGGACTATGCCCACACCGACGACGCGCTGCGCAATGTCACTGCCCTGGCGCGCGAGTTCGTGGGCCGCGGCGGCCGCGTGCTCACCGTCTTCGGCTGCGGCGGCGATCGCGACCGCGCCAAGCGCCCCCTCATGGGCGAGGCCGCCGGCCG includes:
- a CDS encoding UDP-N-acetylmuramoyl-L-alanyl-D-glutamate--2,6-diaminopimelate ligase, with the protein product MTFLELLDGVETLSQRGDSAITGVQYDSRRVQPGDLFVAMRGESADGNRFLDAAIAQGAAAVVTDSARESPRGDTPWALVVHGRRALARLSANFYGRPAERLPLTGITGTNGKTTGSFLVESIFAAAARPTLLVGTIEYHVAGRLLPAPHTTPEALELNQLFAEALAAGASEGVMEVSSHALAQQRVFGMPFDVAVFTNLTRDHLDYHRTMEEYLAAKRVLFEGCGTAPPRVAVLNLDDPAGGQLVKISRQGGSQVVTYGLDRGDFHAREVAFGSTGTRFHLESPEGSVFVRSPLLGRVNAYNILAAAAAAVARGCSLEQVSAGVEALRRVPGRFEQVECGQPFAVVVDYAHTDDALRNVTALAREFVGRGGRVLTVFGCGGDRDRAKRPLMGEAAGRGSDFVVVTSDNPRSEDPQAIMEEAVVGLRPTGTRFTVEPDRARAIALAVAEACPGDIVLIAGKGHEKVQVTRAGAAPFDDVAVAREILL